One genomic segment of Christensenellaceae bacterium 44-20 includes these proteins:
- a CDS encoding redox-sensing transcriptional repressor Rex: MGSYGKVPEAVIRRMPKYYRYLSDKLLQGEERISSSRMSEELGMNASQIRRDLNCFGGFGQQGYGYSIGKLRDEIAAILGLEQAYGAVIIGAGNIGQALVRYSGFACEKFRIIGVFDVRPEAIGKTVAGCAIRHVQTLAEFARQSRIDLGIICTPKEAAQETASMLCGLGVRGIWNFAPTDVEVSRGVRLENVHLSDSLYVLLYHMKQQGDLTEGTE; encoded by the coding sequence ATGGGCTCTTATGGAAAAGTTCCAGAGGCAGTCATCCGCAGAATGCCCAAATACTACCGGTATTTGAGCGATAAGCTTTTGCAGGGGGAGGAGCGGATTTCCTCCTCCCGCATGAGCGAAGAGCTTGGGATGAATGCCTCGCAGATCCGCCGGGATCTCAACTGTTTCGGTGGCTTCGGGCAACAGGGATACGGATATTCCATCGGCAAGCTGCGGGATGAGATTGCAGCTATTTTAGGGCTGGAGCAGGCATACGGGGCGGTGATCATCGGCGCGGGCAATATTGGCCAGGCGCTGGTCCGCTATTCCGGTTTTGCCTGCGAAAAGTTTCGGATCATCGGCGTGTTTGATGTACGGCCGGAGGCCATAGGCAAAACCGTGGCGGGCTGTGCGATACGCCATGTGCAGACGCTGGCGGAATTTGCCCGGCAAAGCCGCATCGATCTCGGCATCATCTGCACGCCCAAAGAAGCCGCGCAGGAGACGGCATCCATGCTCTGTGGGCTGGGCGTCCGGGGTATCTGGAATTTTGCGCCGACGGATGTGGAAGTGAGCCGGGGCGTGCGGCTGGAAAATGTGCATTTAAGCGACAGCCTTTATGTGCTGCTCTATCACATGAAGCAGCAGGGCGATTTGACAGAAGGGACAGAATAG